A stretch of Aedes aegypti strain LVP_AGWG chromosome 2, AaegL5.0 Primary Assembly, whole genome shotgun sequence DNA encodes these proteins:
- the LOC5572422 gene encoding protein limb expression 1 homolog isoform X2 yields MMVYSEEPIWPMPHIPALYDDGDYGVNVVEALQEFWQMKAARGAELKNGALVIYESIPSTSQPYVCYVTLPGGSCFGSFQNCPTKAEARRSSAKIALMNSVFNEHPSRRISDDFIEKAVQEARASFKGENQEDDGPDTGIGAFRFMLETNKGRTMLEFQELMTVFQLLHWNGSLKAMRERQCSRQEVVAHYSNRSLDDEMRQQMALDWIEREHENPGLLSRELAIAERELETARLAGRELRFPKEKKDILQMAHNQLNGGSNINS; encoded by the exons TTAACGTCGTTGAAGCGCTGCAGGAGTTCTGGCAAATGAAGGCAGCGCGGGGGGCGGAACTCAAAAATGGCGCTCTTGTGATATACGAATCCATCCCATCTACTAGCCAACCGTACGTGTGCTACGTGACCCTACCCGGTGGCAGTTGTTTCGGAAGCTTTCAG AATTGCCCCACCAAAGCCGAAGCCCGGAGAAGTTCCGCCAAGATAGCTTTAATGAATTCCGTTTTTAACGAGCACCCGTCCCGGCGGATCAGCGATGACTTCATCGAAAAGGCTGTCCAGGAAGCACGAGCATCGTTCAAGGGAGAAAACCAAGAGGACGATGGACCCGACACCGGAATCGGAGCCTTCAG ATTCATGCTGGAAACCAACAAAGGTCGAACGATGCTCGAGTTCCAGGAGTTGATGACGGTGTTTCAGCTGCTACATTGGAACGGTTCGCTAAAAGCAATGCGCGAAAGGCAGTGTTCCCGACAGGAGGTGGTTGCTCACTACTCGAACCGTTCGCTAGATGACGAAATGCGACAACAGATGGCGCTCGATTGGATCGAACGGGAACACGAAAATCCCGGTCTCCTCAGCAGAGAGCTGGCGATTGCCGAAAGAGAACTAGAGACTGCTCGGTTGGCTGGACGCGAGCTGCGATTCCCCAAGGAGAAAAAGGATATCCTCCAGATGGCTCACAATCAACTCAACGGCGGCAGCAATATTAATAGTTGA
- the LOC5572424 gene encoding uncharacterized protein LOC5572424, with amino-acid sequence MAPDDANKKRNSTESIVRYTEILFNTINHMLIAYVTIYLSYVSYMNGFKNLFSWHIFLPAVGYHFFMAESFLTLYSANSWTMENTPEMKRRLHWILQAIGCCAIFVGTGLEIYDKEERKRTHFKSPHAITGLVSIIFIVLSILNGWAAMYAMKIRHIIKPIYIKLSHYICGIVAFVIGMTSLALEYSPRRMLSKENVNMLILFTSVVSAFTVIGAGKTMFAQFRGMCR; translated from the exons ATGGCTCCAGATGACGCGAATAAAAAACGAAATTCTACCGAATCGATCGTGCGATACACGGagattttgttcaataccatcAATCATATGTTAATCGCATATGTAACAATCTATTTGTCGTACGTGTCTTACATGAATGGCTTCAAAAATCTTTTCTCGTGGCATATATTTCTACCGGCAGTTGGC tACCACTTCTTCATGGCGGAGTCCTTCTTAACATTGTATTCGGCGAACTCATGGACCATGGAGAACACACCGGAAATGAAGCGCCGTCTCCATTGGATCCTACAGGCGATTGGATGCTGTGCGATCTTCGTTGGAACTGGTTTGGAAATTTACGACAAAGAGGAAAGGAAGCGGACACATTTTAAATCCCCCCACGCGATAACCG GCTTGGTTTCGATCATTTTTATCGTCTTGTCGATACTGAATGGATGGGCGGCAATGTACGCGATGAAAATCAGGCACATCATTAAACCCATCTATATCAAGTTGAGCCATTATATTTGTGGGATAGTGGCGTTTGTCATTG GTATGACATCTCTGGCGCTAGAATACAGTCCACGGCGCATGCTTTCGAAGGAAAATGTGAACATGCTGATATTGTTCACTTCGGTTGTGTCCGCATTTACCGTAATTGGTGCTGGAAAGACAATGTTTGCTCAATTCAGAGGAATGTGTCGATAG